In Burkholderia savannae, one genomic interval encodes:
- a CDS encoding nucleobase:cation symporter-2 family protein codes for MQPAPLAQPASPGADDAESVQDLVYGPDDRPAPAVAFVAALQHLLAILVPIVTPGLLICQALGVASRDTTLIVSMSLVISGIATFVQCKRFGPLGAGLLIVQGTSFNFVGPLIAGGGLMVKQGAPVETVMAAIFGVVIAGSFVEMAVSRVLPFVKRLITPLVTGIVVLLIGLTLIKVGLVSMGGGYGAIAKGSFGSIQNLTLSGLVLGTIILLNRVPVVWVRSTALVIALAIGYLAAAAMGRLDFTGAREAALFQIPTPLHFGLGFSWSLFVPMLIIYLVTSLEAIGDVTATSKISRQPVEGALWMRRIKGGVLVNGANSLLAGVFNTFPSSVFAQNNGVIQLTGIASRHVGIWIAGMLVLLGLFPVVAGVLQAVPEPVLGGAAMVMFGAVAASGINILAGIRLDRRALLIIAVSLALGLGVSQVPEILTSLPHALKNVLESGVATGGICALVMNWFLPEKK; via the coding sequence ATGCAACCCGCCCCGCTCGCTCAACCCGCTTCCCCCGGCGCCGACGACGCCGAATCCGTCCAAGACCTCGTCTACGGCCCCGACGATCGCCCCGCGCCGGCGGTCGCCTTCGTCGCCGCGCTGCAGCACCTGCTCGCGATCCTGGTGCCCATCGTCACGCCCGGCCTGCTGATCTGCCAAGCGCTCGGCGTCGCGAGCCGCGACACCACGCTCATCGTGTCGATGTCGCTCGTGATCTCCGGCATCGCCACATTCGTCCAGTGCAAACGCTTCGGCCCGCTCGGCGCGGGTCTGCTCATCGTCCAGGGCACGAGCTTCAACTTCGTCGGCCCGCTCATCGCCGGCGGCGGCCTGATGGTCAAGCAGGGCGCGCCCGTCGAGACGGTAATGGCCGCGATCTTCGGCGTCGTCATCGCCGGCTCGTTCGTCGAGATGGCCGTGTCCCGCGTCCTGCCCTTCGTCAAGCGCCTCATCACGCCGCTCGTCACCGGCATCGTCGTGCTGCTGATCGGCCTCACGCTCATCAAGGTCGGCCTCGTCAGCATGGGCGGCGGCTACGGCGCGATCGCCAAGGGCAGCTTCGGCAGCATCCAGAACCTGACTCTGTCCGGCCTCGTCCTCGGCACCATCATCCTGCTCAACCGGGTGCCCGTCGTCTGGGTGCGCAGCACCGCGCTCGTCATCGCGCTCGCCATCGGCTATCTCGCGGCGGCCGCGATGGGCCGTCTCGATTTCACCGGCGCGCGCGAAGCCGCGCTCTTCCAGATCCCGACACCGCTGCACTTCGGCCTCGGCTTCTCGTGGTCGCTTTTCGTGCCGATGCTGATCATCTATCTCGTCACGTCGCTCGAAGCGATCGGCGACGTCACCGCCACCAGCAAGATTTCCCGGCAGCCCGTCGAGGGCGCGCTGTGGATGCGACGCATCAAGGGCGGCGTGCTCGTCAACGGCGCCAATTCGCTGCTGGCCGGCGTCTTCAACACGTTCCCCAGCTCCGTGTTCGCACAGAACAACGGCGTGATCCAGCTCACCGGCATCGCGAGCCGCCATGTCGGCATCTGGATCGCAGGCATGCTCGTGCTGCTCGGCCTCTTCCCCGTCGTCGCCGGCGTCCTGCAGGCCGTGCCCGAGCCCGTGCTCGGCGGCGCCGCGATGGTGATGTTCGGCGCGGTCGCCGCGTCCGGCATCAACATCCTCGCCGGCATCCGGCTGGACCGCCGCGCGCTGCTGATCATCGCCGTCTCGCTCGCGCTCGGCCTCGGCGTGTCGCAAGTGCCGGAGATCCTGACGAGCCTGCCGCACGCGCTGAAGAACGTGCTGGAATCGGGCGTCGCCACGGGTGGCATCTGCGCGCTCGTGATGAACTGGTTCCTGCCCGAGAAGAAATGA